A window of the Roseovarius sp. S88 genome harbors these coding sequences:
- the def gene encoding peptide deformylase — protein sequence MLRPIVIHPDPRLKKHCDPVADLSDELRDLADDMLETMYDAPGIGLAAPQVGILNRLIVLDCAKDEEADVDPRPLVMFNPEIVASSDEKNVYEEGCLSIPDHFAEVTRPKVVDVSWIDRDGKAQSETFDGLWATCVQHEIDHLNGKLFIDYLGPIKRQMITRKMQKLKREKARE from the coding sequence ATGTTACGTCCCATTGTCATCCACCCCGATCCTCGGCTTAAAAAGCACTGCGATCCGGTCGCCGATCTCAGCGATGAGCTGCGCGACCTGGCGGATGATATGCTTGAGACAATGTATGATGCGCCCGGCATTGGGCTTGCCGCGCCGCAGGTAGGCATTCTCAACCGGCTGATCGTGCTCGACTGCGCCAAAGATGAAGAGGCCGATGTGGACCCGCGTCCTCTGGTCATGTTCAACCCTGAAATCGTGGCGTCTTCGGACGAGAAAAACGTCTATGAAGAAGGGTGCTTGTCTATTCCCGACCACTTCGCCGAAGTGACAAGGCCAAAGGTGGTGGACGTATCCTGGATTGATCGGGACGGCAAAGCGCAATCCGAAACATTCGATGGGCTTTGGGCGACCTGTGTCCAGCATGAGATTGACCATCTCAACGGCAAGCTCTTCATCGATTATCTGGGTCCGATCAAACGCCAGATGATCACGCGCAAGATGCAGAAGTTAAAGCGCGAAAAGGCGCGGGAGTAG
- the def gene encoding peptide deformylase translates to MPTRPYVIWPNKRLRTAADPVDAITNEIRTIWNDMIETMDAMPGVGLAAPQIGVMLRLAVVDASDERGQAVRLANPEILHASTEMRDHEEASPNLPGVYAKITRPRAVTVRFLNETNEIEERDFVGLWATSVQHQIDHLEGRMYFDRLSKMKRDMVLKRARKRAGK, encoded by the coding sequence GTGCCAACACGGCCCTATGTCATCTGGCCTAACAAGCGGCTTCGCACGGCGGCCGACCCTGTGGATGCGATCACCAATGAGATCCGCACCATCTGGAACGATATGATCGAGACAATGGATGCCATGCCGGGCGTTGGCTTGGCCGCTCCGCAGATCGGTGTGATGCTTCGGCTGGCCGTGGTGGACGCCTCGGACGAACGTGGTCAAGCGGTGCGTCTGGCCAATCCCGAAATCTTGCACGCCAGCACAGAGATGCGCGACCACGAGGAAGCCAGCCCCAACCTGCCCGGTGTCTACGCCAAAATCACCCGCCCCCGCGCCGTGACCGTGCGGTTCCTGAACGAGACGAACGAAATAGAAGAGCGCGACTTTGTCGGCCTCTGGGCCACCAGCGTGCAGCATCAGATCGACCATCTTGAGGGCCGGATGTATTTTGACCGGCTGAGCAAGATGAAACGCGATATGGTGCTGAAAAGGGCACGGAAGCGAGCCGGCAAATGA
- the fmt gene encoding methionyl-tRNA formyltransferase encodes MRIVFMGTPDFSVPVLDALLDAGHEIAAVYCQPPRPAGRGKKDRPSPVQARAEALGLDVRHPVNLKDEAAQAEFAALNADVAVVVAYGLILPQAILDAPTRGCLNIHASLLPRWRGAAPIHRAIMAGDTETGVCIMQMEAGLDTGPVFLRKTTAIGAEETTGELHNRLADIGAAAIVEALENLDKLNPEPQAESGATYADKIDKAEARTDWAWRAAEVDRHIRGLSPFPGAWCDINGQRLKFLASRVASGCGAPGEILDDALTVACGQGAVEILRLQRAGKGPQDRDTFLRGFPLPKGTRL; translated from the coding sequence CTGCGCATCGTGTTCATGGGAACCCCGGACTTTTCCGTGCCGGTGCTTGATGCGCTGTTGGATGCTGGCCATGAGATTGCTGCCGTCTATTGCCAACCGCCGCGCCCGGCCGGTCGTGGCAAAAAAGACCGCCCCAGCCCGGTTCAGGCGCGCGCCGAGGCGTTGGGGTTGGACGTGCGCCATCCCGTCAATCTGAAGGATGAAGCCGCGCAGGCGGAATTCGCTGCTCTGAATGCCGATGTTGCCGTGGTGGTGGCCTACGGGCTGATCCTGCCTCAGGCCATTCTCGATGCCCCAACCCGCGGATGCCTCAACATTCATGCCAGCCTCTTGCCGCGCTGGCGTGGGGCGGCTCCTATTCATCGCGCGATCATGGCGGGAGATACTGAGACGGGTGTCTGTATCATGCAAATGGAGGCCGGGCTGGACACAGGGCCGGTTTTTTTGCGCAAAACCACCGCGATTGGAGCCGAAGAAACCACCGGTGAATTGCATAACAGACTGGCTGACATAGGCGCCGCGGCGATTGTCGAGGCACTCGAAAACCTGGATAAGCTAAACCCTGAACCTCAAGCAGAAAGCGGCGCGACCTATGCCGACAAGATTGACAAAGCCGAGGCGCGCACCGATTGGGCCTGGCGTGCGGCGGAGGTGGATCGGCATATTCGAGGTCTGTCGCCTTTCCCTGGGGCCTGGTGCGATATCAATGGACAGCGTCTAAAATTCCTTGCATCGCGCGTGGCCAGTGGGTGTGGCGCGCCGGGCGAAATCCTGGACGATGCATTGACCGTCGCCTGCGGGCAAGGTGCCGTCGAAATCCTGCGCCTGCAACGCGCGGGCAAAGGCCCGCAAGATCGCGACACCTTTTTGCGCGGCTTCCCCTTGCCCAAAGGCACACGGCTCTGA
- a CDS encoding GlsB/YeaQ/YmgE family stress response membrane protein, with the protein MGLIYLVIVGAVAGYFATRMMRIEANPAVTIGIGIAGALVGGFILQGALAVLGLLGGIIGAVIGAFVVIWIYQALQQRK; encoded by the coding sequence ATGGGATTGATCTACCTTGTGATCGTCGGGGCCGTGGCGGGGTATTTTGCCACCCGGATGATGCGGATTGAGGCCAACCCGGCTGTGACCATCGGCATTGGCATAGCTGGCGCTTTGGTGGGTGGCTTTATCCTGCAAGGCGCGTTGGCCGTTCTGGGCCTCTTGGGCGGGATTATCGGCGCGGTCATTGGGGCCTTTGTAGTGATCTGGATCTATCAGGCACTGCAACAACGCAAATGA
- the rnhA gene encoding ribonuclease HI produces MPDLFAYTDGACSGNPGPGGWGVLMQAKDGEAVVKERELQGGEAETTNNRMELLAAIHALETLSKPSSITIVTDSAYVKNGVTGWIHGWKRNGWKTSNKKPVKNVELWQRLDEAAARHDVTWEWVKGHAGHPENERADELARAGMAPFKPKK; encoded by the coding sequence ATGCCTGATCTGTTTGCCTATACGGACGGGGCCTGTTCGGGCAATCCCGGCCCCGGGGGCTGGGGCGTGCTGATGCAAGCCAAGGATGGCGAGGCGGTTGTAAAAGAGCGAGAGCTTCAGGGCGGCGAGGCGGAGACCACAAACAATCGCATGGAACTGCTTGCGGCCATCCATGCCCTGGAAACCCTGTCAAAGCCATCCTCCATCACCATCGTGACCGACAGCGCCTATGTGAAGAACGGCGTCACTGGCTGGATTCATGGCTGGAAGCGCAATGGATGGAAAACATCGAACAAAAAACCGGTGAAGAATGTCGAGCTTTGGCAGCGCCTCGATGAGGCCGCCGCGCGCCATGATGTGACTTGGGAATGGGTCAAAGGCCATGCAGGACACCCAGAAAACGAACGCGCTGATGAACTGGCGCGCGCAGGGATGGCGCCGTTCAAGCCGAAAAAATAA
- a CDS encoding class I SAM-dependent DNA methyltransferase, producing the protein MSQDDETIRVYSAEADRYAKVFTPPENDPALMAFLESLSPNSALLDLGCGPGFAAAYMAKAGHSVTATDATPEMVEMAAAHPGVTAELATFDDISGTDIYDGIWANFCLLHAPRADLPKHLSALSKALKPRGLFHIGMKTGAGEKRDSIGRLYTYVTEDELRGLLRDAGLTSLDSHTGADPGLDGTVAPWVTMLARADA; encoded by the coding sequence ATGAGCCAGGATGATGAAACCATCCGCGTCTACAGCGCTGAGGCGGATCGCTATGCAAAGGTCTTCACGCCGCCTGAAAATGATCCGGCACTCATGGCGTTTCTGGAAAGCCTTTCGCCCAACAGCGCCCTTCTTGACCTAGGGTGTGGCCCTGGATTTGCGGCAGCTTACATGGCCAAGGCAGGCCACAGCGTCACGGCCACTGACGCGACCCCGGAAATGGTTGAAATGGCAGCGGCTCATCCCGGCGTGACAGCCGAACTGGCCACCTTCGATGACATCTCTGGCACTGATATTTACGATGGTATCTGGGCCAATTTCTGCCTTTTGCACGCACCTCGCGCTGATTTGCCCAAACACCTTTCGGCGCTGTCAAAGGCGCTCAAACCCCGTGGACTTTTCCATATCGGCATGAAAACAGGCGCGGGTGAGAAACGCGACAGCATCGGACGTCTCTATACCTATGTCACCGAAGACGAGTTGCGCGGGCTTTTGCGAGACGCCGGTTTGACGTCCCTTGACAGCCACACCGGCGCGGACCCTGGCCTTGATGGCACCGTCGCTCCTTGGGTCACCATGCTGGCGCGCGCGGATGCCTGA
- a CDS encoding DUF3429 domain-containing protein, which yields MTQIPKAPLYLGLAGTLPFLWSAATVLLPSLSDWTVATLGARFAGPYVGLFYGAVILSFMSGVLWGFATKLSEADAPKGYALSVLPALWVFFTHGGGAFQAGQLLILGFAAILLLDWHFWKAGVAPSWWMRLRLLITAVVILCLTIGVTQ from the coding sequence TTGACGCAGATCCCCAAAGCGCCGCTCTATCTGGGCCTTGCTGGCACTTTGCCGTTTCTGTGGAGTGCTGCCACGGTTTTACTCCCGAGCCTGTCCGATTGGACAGTCGCCACGCTTGGCGCGCGCTTTGCAGGGCCTTATGTGGGCCTCTTTTACGGCGCAGTGATCCTGAGCTTTATGTCCGGGGTGCTGTGGGGGTTTGCCACAAAACTTTCCGAGGCTGACGCACCCAAAGGGTATGCCCTCTCAGTTCTGCCGGCCTTGTGGGTGTTTTTCACCCATGGAGGCGGCGCATTTCAGGCCGGGCAGCTTTTGATTCTCGGATTTGCAGCTATCTTGCTGCTGGACTGGCATTTCTGGAAAGCCGGGGTTGCGCCATCATGGTGGATGCGCCTGCGCCTTTTGATCACAGCAGTGGTCATCCTGTGCCTGACAATTGGAGTGACGCAATGA
- a CDS encoding CDP-alcohol phosphatidyltransferase family protein, whose product MTESRRPLASRDTGWAQRIARWLSGTSLTPNRISQGSILFAAIAFLAFWASAYTGTVLTGALFLLAALACQFRLLCNLFDGMVAVEGGKSELDGPFWNEAPDRAADLLILTGAGVAIGNLALGLTASAMAIATAYIRELGRAEGLGSDFSGPFAKPQRMAAITVGAVLAALELWLNGTRYTLLVVLWITALGTGFTALRRSARMIAALKDRSGP is encoded by the coding sequence ATGACCGAGAGCCGCCGACCACTGGCCAGCCGTGACACAGGCTGGGCCCAGCGCATCGCCCGCTGGCTTAGTGGCACGTCGCTCACACCCAATCGGATCAGTCAGGGCTCGATCCTCTTTGCGGCGATTGCCTTTCTCGCATTCTGGGCCTCCGCGTACACCGGCACCGTTTTGACAGGCGCGCTCTTTCTGCTGGCCGCGCTGGCTTGTCAGTTCCGCCTGCTTTGCAACCTTTTTGATGGTATGGTCGCAGTTGAGGGAGGCAAGTCAGAACTTGACGGCCCTTTCTGGAACGAGGCCCCGGACCGGGCCGCCGACCTGTTGATCCTGACAGGCGCAGGGGTGGCCATCGGCAACCTCGCTCTTGGATTGACAGCGTCAGCTATGGCCATTGCGACAGCCTACATCCGCGAGCTAGGCCGAGCCGAAGGACTTGGCTCTGACTTCTCGGGGCCTTTTGCCAAACCCCAACGGATGGCCGCCATCACCGTTGGAGCCGTACTGGCCGCGCTGGAGCTTTGGCTGAATGGCACGCGTTACACCTTGCTTGTAGTCCTCTGGATCACGGCCTTGGGCACAGGTTTCACTGCCTTGCGCCGCTCTGCCCGCATGATTGCCGCCTTGAAAGACCGATCCGGGCCTTGA
- a CDS encoding phosphatidate cytidylyltransferase, whose translation MNGMHADFLTLLAGIIGLLIVASGVGYVLKQRIAPDGNNATIENLNARILAWWGMTAFLAVAFLAGRGGVILLFAFVSFAALREFVTLTDRRRADHWAIAAAFFVILPAQYALIWWEWYGMWSALIPVYAFLILPIIAVLQSDTEDFLMRISQMQWSLMICVFCASHVPALLFLDIPGFEGRNVLLIVFLIVVVQLSDVLQYTWGKLLGRHPVAPKLSPSKTWEGLIGGVASATLIGTALWWITPFTPLQAALMSLIITLAGFFGGLVMSAIKRDRGVKDWGHMIAGHGGFIDRLDSVVFSAPIFFHLTRYFWSMT comes from the coding sequence ATGAACGGGATGCACGCAGATTTCCTCACTCTGCTGGCTGGCATCATTGGGCTTTTGATCGTGGCTAGCGGTGTTGGCTACGTGCTTAAGCAACGCATCGCCCCCGATGGTAACAACGCGACCATTGAAAACCTCAATGCGCGTATCCTGGCCTGGTGGGGCATGACCGCCTTTCTGGCTGTGGCTTTCCTCGCCGGGCGTGGCGGGGTGATCCTGCTTTTCGCTTTCGTCTCCTTTGCTGCACTGAGGGAATTTGTAACGCTCACGGACCGGCGGCGCGCGGATCACTGGGCCATTGCTGCGGCTTTCTTTGTGATCCTGCCTGCGCAATATGCCCTGATCTGGTGGGAGTGGTACGGCATGTGGTCGGCTTTGATCCCGGTCTATGCCTTCCTGATCCTGCCCATCATCGCGGTGCTGCAAAGCGACACCGAAGATTTCCTGATGCGCATTTCGCAAATGCAGTGGTCTCTGATGATCTGTGTGTTCTGCGCCAGCCACGTTCCGGCGCTGCTCTTTCTTGACATCCCCGGGTTCGAAGGCCGCAACGTGCTGCTCATTGTCTTTCTTATTGTGGTGGTGCAGCTCTCGGACGTGCTGCAATATACTTGGGGCAAGCTTTTGGGGCGTCATCCTGTGGCCCCCAAACTCTCACCCTCAAAAACCTGGGAAGGCCTCATTGGCGGCGTTGCCTCCGCCACCCTGATTGGCACAGCGCTGTGGTGGATCACCCCCTTCACACCACTGCAGGCCGCGCTTATGTCGCTGATCATAACGCTCGCGGGCTTTTTTGGTGGGTTGGTCATGTCGGCCATCAAACGTGATCGGGGGGTCAAGGATTGGGGGCATATGATTGCAGGGCATGGTGGCTTTATCGACCGGCTCGACTCGGTGGTGTTCTCGGCCCCCATCTTCTTTCACCTCACGCGCTACTTCTGGTCGATGACATGA
- a CDS encoding lysophospholipid acyltransferase family protein translates to MGQLLFKLFFAWLTGNAITTFARFITAVRAIWDGVEPVPMQRVYFANHTSNGDFILIWTVLPPNLRAQTRPVAGADYWLTSPLRTFIGRDVFNAVLIDRNSETRTDDPMQLILDGIDTGASLIIFPEGTRNMTDAPLLPFKSGIFNISKARPEVDLVPVWIDNLNDVMPKGKLVPIPLLCTVTFGAPIRAEAGESREDFLKRAEVALLNLAPKDKQPDDAEVAA, encoded by the coding sequence ATGGGACAGCTTTTGTTTAAACTGTTTTTCGCCTGGCTGACGGGCAATGCCATTACGACCTTCGCGCGGTTTATCACCGCTGTGCGTGCCATTTGGGACGGGGTGGAGCCTGTCCCGATGCAGCGTGTATATTTCGCCAATCATACCTCCAATGGGGATTTCATCCTGATCTGGACGGTCCTGCCGCCAAATCTGCGGGCGCAGACGCGGCCTGTGGCGGGGGCGGATTACTGGCTCACGTCTCCCTTGCGCACGTTTATTGGCCGGGATGTGTTCAACGCTGTTCTGATCGACCGCAATTCGGAAACCCGTACCGACGATCCGATGCAGTTGATCCTTGACGGGATTGACACGGGTGCGTCGCTGATCATCTTCCCCGAAGGCACGCGGAACATGACCGATGCGCCTCTCTTGCCGTTCAAAAGCGGTATTTTCAACATCTCCAAAGCCAGGCCAGAGGTGGATCTGGTGCCGGTCTGGATCGACAATCTGAATGACGTGATGCCCAAGGGTAAGCTGGTGCCTATTCCGCTTCTCTGCACTGTGACCTTTGGTGCACCGATCAGAGCGGAGGCTGGGGAGTCCCGTGAAGATTTCCTCAAACGCGCTGAGGTTGCCTTGCTGAACCTTGCCCCCAAAGACAAACAGCCAGACGATGCGGAGGTTGCGGCATGA
- a CDS encoding suppressor of fused domain protein encodes MDLETYKETFDVDDSPGWTAIDEGLQRFYPEVEPDFHFGTIISYALGGPDPLDGVSVYKRTGSSPHLHYVSYGMSELHYNEEAVGGQVSGWGFEFTFRLKLQEEDMPLSDGDVPIWPINLMQNLGRYVFQSRQWFEDGHFIPANGPIHADADTAMVALLMVKDPELGSIETPHGPIDFLQLVGLTQEEFDLLRHKKSSAKEMAAALSNGNRLLLTDLDRRQSVF; translated from the coding sequence TTGGATTTAGAAACTTACAAGGAAACTTTCGACGTCGACGATAGTCCTGGTTGGACGGCAATAGATGAAGGCTTGCAGCGTTTCTATCCCGAAGTGGAGCCAGACTTTCACTTTGGAACGATCATATCCTATGCACTTGGCGGCCCTGATCCTCTAGATGGAGTCAGTGTTTACAAGCGCACCGGGTCGTCTCCACATCTGCATTACGTTTCCTACGGTATGTCAGAACTTCACTACAACGAAGAAGCCGTCGGCGGACAAGTCAGTGGTTGGGGATTTGAATTCACCTTTCGGCTCAAGTTGCAAGAAGAAGATATGCCGCTTTCTGACGGCGATGTTCCTATCTGGCCTATCAATTTGATGCAGAACCTTGGACGCTATGTGTTTCAAAGCCGACAATGGTTCGAAGATGGACATTTTATTCCTGCAAATGGTCCGATCCATGCCGACGCGGACACCGCAATGGTGGCTTTGCTTATGGTCAAAGATCCCGAATTGGGGAGCATCGAGACACCGCACGGTCCGATCGATTTCTTGCAGCTTGTTGGATTGACACAAGAAGAATTTGATCTGTTACGTCACAAGAAAAGTTCTGCGAAAGAAATGGCTGCTGCGCTGTCTAATGGAAATCGACTGCTGCTGACAGACCTTGATCGCAGACAGAGTGTTTTTTGA
- the ispH gene encoding 4-hydroxy-3-methylbut-2-enyl diphosphate reductase — translation MTKPPLTLYLAAPRGFCAGVDRAIKIVDMALEKWGAPVYVRHEIVHNKYVVDDLRAKGAVFVEELEECPDDRPVIFSAHGVPKSVPAEAAKREMLYVDATCPLVSKVHIEAERHASNGLQIIMIGHEGHPETVGTMGQLPDGEVLLVETAEDVAEVEVRDPDKLAFVTQTTLSVDDTADIVAALQARFPAIVGPHKEDICYATTNRQEAVKAMAQKAEAMLVVGAPNSSNSKRLVEVGARAGCRYAQLVQRATDIDWRALEGITTMGITAGASAPEVLINEVIDAFRDRFEVTVEVVETAQENVEFKVPRVLRVPA, via the coding sequence ATGACGAAACCGCCTCTAACCCTTTATCTTGCAGCGCCGCGCGGTTTTTGCGCAGGCGTGGACCGCGCCATCAAGATCGTGGATATGGCTTTGGAAAAATGGGGGGCGCCGGTCTATGTGCGCCATGAGATTGTGCACAATAAATACGTGGTGGATGACCTGCGCGCCAAAGGTGCCGTGTTTGTCGAGGAGCTTGAGGAATGCCCCGATGACCGCCCAGTGATCTTTTCGGCCCATGGTGTGCCCAAATCCGTGCCCGCCGAGGCCGCCAAGCGCGAAATGCTGTATGTCGATGCCACCTGCCCGCTGGTGAGCAAGGTGCATATCGAGGCGGAGCGACATGCCTCCAACGGGCTACAGATTATAATGATCGGACATGAGGGCCATCCAGAAACCGTAGGTACCATGGGTCAGCTGCCGGATGGCGAGGTGCTCTTGGTGGAAACTGCTGAAGATGTGGCCGAGGTAGAGGTGCGCGATCCTGACAAGCTCGCCTTTGTCACGCAGACCACCCTGTCGGTGGATGATACCGCCGATATCGTGGCGGCGCTTCAGGCGCGGTTCCCTGCCATTGTTGGGCCGCACAAGGAAGACATTTGTTATGCCACCACCAACCGGCAGGAGGCGGTGAAGGCTATGGCGCAAAAGGCCGAAGCGATGCTGGTGGTCGGCGCGCCCAACTCGTCGAATTCAAAACGTCTGGTGGAAGTGGGCGCACGCGCGGGATGCAGATATGCCCAGCTGGTGCAGCGCGCGACCGACATCGATTGGCGCGCGCTCGAGGGCATCACGACCATGGGGATCACCGCTGGAGCCTCCGCGCCCGAAGTGCTGATCAACGAGGTGATCGACGCGTTTCGGGATCGGTTTGAGGTGACCGTTGAGGTTGTCGAGACCGCGCAGGAGAACGTTGAGTTCAAGGTGCCAAGGGTGCTGAGAGTACCGGCGTAG
- a CDS encoding NUDIX hydrolase, which translates to MTSIFDYPSPAIAVDLAILCVHDGALRCVIMRREDGGVMGGDWALPGGFVHRDGSLEETVTRVLRDKTSLRDVHFEQLATYGTPGRDPRGHVISVVYLAILPAEMLIKGVEANSGLRLVRVLVDWPGETGGTAHVSDDTGAPMHMAFDHADILGDMVKRLRGKLDYTPIGFEFLPSRFTLRDVQAVHEAILDQSLTKPAFRRKLLDRHTLRATGVRESGGAYRPAELYELSQDQEE; encoded by the coding sequence ATGACCTCGATTTTCGACTATCCCAGCCCGGCCATAGCGGTGGACCTGGCGATCCTGTGCGTCCATGACGGCGCGCTGCGCTGTGTGATCATGCGCCGCGAGGACGGGGGCGTGATGGGGGGTGACTGGGCCTTGCCCGGTGGTTTCGTGCATCGCGACGGATCTTTGGAAGAGACCGTGACACGGGTCTTGCGCGACAAGACCAGTCTTCGGGACGTGCATTTCGAACAACTCGCCACGTATGGCACGCCGGGCCGCGATCCGCGCGGCCATGTGATCAGCGTGGTTTACCTCGCCATCCTGCCGGCTGAGATGCTGATCAAAGGCGTTGAAGCCAATTCCGGCCTGCGGCTTGTGCGTGTGTTAGTGGATTGGCCCGGCGAAACTGGCGGCACGGCGCATGTATCAGACGACACCGGAGCGCCTATGCACATGGCCTTCGACCACGCGGATATCCTGGGCGACATGGTCAAGCGCCTGCGCGGCAAGCTGGACTATACGCCCATCGGGTTCGAATTCCTGCCCTCCCGCTTCACTTTGCGGGATGTGCAGGCGGTCCATGAAGCCATTCTGGACCAAAGCCTGACCAAACCGGCCTTTCGCCGGAAGCTTTTGGACAGGCACACCCTGCGCGCCACGGGCGTGCGGGAAAGTGGCGGGGCCTATCGTCCGGCCGAATTGTACGAGTTGTCACAAGATCAGGAGGAATGA
- a CDS encoding cytochrome b/b6 domain-containing protein: MSLSNSNTTYGTVTKSFHWLTALLILSVIPLGIIANNLAYAINDPQVATTDADISRAAFLFSLHKTIGVTIFFVALLRIMWAVTQTKPGLLNGDNTPEAMAAETVHWLLYGSLVLVPLTGWIHHAATTGFAPIWWPFGQSLPFVPKDEALAHQMAGLHYILQWVLVGSVALHIAGALKHHVIDGDATLRRMLPGRMSAEPTEQQPGHALPFMAALIVWGVALGTASALGWLKPHEAHVETAAPAVEKTQTAETAEPVVAPGDNQWIVETGTLSIAVTQLGSEVKGSFATWTADITYSETPDSNGVFGSVQVSVDVASLTLGSVTSNATGADFLDAANHPTALFEAQIIEGETGLVAQGKLTIKGAEVPVAIPFELAITDGLADAQGQLTVDRRDFGVGGSDEGNVGASVVISFELTARGG, encoded by the coding sequence ATGTCTCTTTCCAATTCGAACACCACCTACGGCACTGTGACCAAGAGCTTTCACTGGCTCACGGCGCTGTTGATCCTCAGCGTCATACCTCTGGGCATCATCGCCAATAATCTGGCCTATGCGATCAACGATCCCCAAGTGGCCACCACCGATGCGGATATCTCGCGCGCAGCGTTTCTGTTTTCTCTGCACAAGACGATCGGTGTGACGATCTTTTTCGTGGCGCTGTTGCGTATCATGTGGGCTGTAACCCAGACAAAGCCGGGTTTGCTCAACGGCGACAACACGCCAGAGGCGATGGCCGCAGAGACCGTGCATTGGCTGCTCTATGGCTCACTGGTTCTTGTGCCGCTGACCGGGTGGATCCATCATGCGGCAACCACGGGATTTGCGCCCATCTGGTGGCCTTTTGGTCAATCCCTGCCCTTTGTACCCAAGGACGAAGCGCTGGCGCATCAGATGGCCGGTTTGCACTATATCCTGCAATGGGTGCTGGTTGGGTCTGTGGCGCTTCACATCGCCGGCGCGCTCAAACACCATGTGATCGACGGGGATGCCACGCTGCGGCGCATGTTGCCAGGGCGGATGTCTGCTGAGCCGACAGAACAACAGCCTGGTCATGCTCTGCCATTCATGGCTGCGCTGATTGTATGGGGTGTTGCTCTCGGCACCGCATCTGCCCTCGGCTGGCTCAAGCCGCATGAGGCTCATGTTGAAACAGCTGCACCCGCTGTGGAGAAGACACAAACCGCCGAGACCGCCGAACCCGTTGTTGCCCCCGGCGACAATCAATGGATCGTTGAGACCGGCACGCTCAGTATCGCGGTCACGCAACTGGGGTCTGAAGTCAAAGGCAGCTTTGCGACATGGACGGCGGACATCACCTATTCTGAGACACCTGATAGCAACGGTGTATTTGGCTCGGTGCAGGTCAGTGTCGACGTTGCCTCACTCACGCTCGGGTCGGTGACATCCAACGCCACGGGAGCGGATTTTCTTGACGCGGCAAATCACCCGACAGCGCTTTTTGAAGCGCAGATCATTGAGGGCGAAACCGGTCTCGTGGCGCAAGGCAAACTGACCATAAAGGGCGCAGAGGTGCCCGTGGCGATACCCTTTGAGCTTGCCATCACCGACGGACTCGCCGACGCCCAAGGACAGTTGACCGTAGACCGGCGCGATTTTGGGGTTGGCGGTTCGGATGAGGGAAATGTGGGAGCCAGCGTGGTGATCTCTTTTGAACTGACGGCACGTGGTGGGTAG